The DNA sequence ATACATCTGGTATTTGGGCGGTGGTGTTATTGTGCTCATGATACTGTTTGCCATTATGTACATAGCCGGACTGCCTTCACTTATCTGCATAGCAATAATTGGTATTTCGGGGACATTATGGGTTTTGAAAATATATAAGATGAGCCAGCAATACGGCGAA is a window from the Flavobacterium cupriresistens genome containing:
- a CDS encoding DUF4133 domain-containing protein — its product is MSNSVYQINKGINQSIQFKGLKAQYIWYLGGGVIVLMILFAIMYIAGLPSLICIAIIGISGTLWVLKIYKMSQQYGEHGMMKALAKRQVLKAVKSQSRKVFIMRK